The following are from one region of the Nicotiana tabacum cultivar K326 chromosome 3, ASM71507v2, whole genome shotgun sequence genome:
- the LOC107827655 gene encoding uncharacterized protein LOC107827655 isoform X2, whose protein sequence is MLYRAMARKFLSNKRHGGLDAPRNSMEFPVEASQRFCAGGDNGQCTYHMIDWPEKNSYGNEAPMKKLIREEIARRPNTGHSAPSVVARLMGVDALPLDTRRSSAKQVEKKNEMIKDNRPKEEWLRKVSVDHATQSSRQKISNSSNHDEACDFDRQSDSQKLNKYKPREHPQEEELQKFKKDFEAWQAARFKECSKFVELGTSPSQWLAQQSLNKEKLTIYANSMRTAAIEKPIELRGPVTVNPQKRGLLEHQKNINEFPAPAQNKTNCVREVTPNPDQQRPLTSSYQGLDVSSGPTKIVILRPCPDRMGTNEESWASSPGISEDRGSIEEFLEEVKERLNCELQGKSSKRITTVRGGGIETPYSEMSPDAKQIAKSIAKHARESVTRDFEITLPRSESTRSYRSDIQFDGTSSPEFVNRDTRRFLTERLRNVLKQETSHGTHRLARGSSISTVLNKEKCSAEEIRYTCNTGDKATNSDNLKDEIDMHSRSFRRDPGNDVMLEEDLSPRNLIRSLSAPVSGTSFGKLLLEDRHMLTGAHIRRKHETIEKATGNVKKRQKEKFNLRRKVSSFSYSFILKGRLFGRKVHSWEEPHGQTYNLMKDFPSPPTGTPNFYERHENPTEVPPSPASVCSSVNEEYWRQTDYFTPSSTSDVHPLDDSEMPRVFREISTNLNELRRQLNQLDTYDSEDTMIDEQPVEEEMLEIEDKAEAYIRDLLVASGLYDGSRDKYISRWDPLGKPISNQVFEEAEKSYIQKTKDEEGYTEDQLQRINHKLLCDLLNEALPSVLGGASTMSRFMKSAVRPIPRPPQGKKLLERVWEIVGVYVYPPWDRTSQSLDNIVDRDLKSTPWSGLVDEDVNALGKDMECQIIGDLIREMVQDMLL, encoded by the exons ATGTTATATA GAGCGATGGCAAGAAAATTTCTTTCAAACAAAAGACATGGCG GCTTGGATGCTCCTAGAAATAGCATGGAGTTTCCAGTTGAAGCTTCTCAGAGGTTCTGTGCTGGAGGGGACAACGGACAG TGCACTTATCACATGATTGACTGGCCAGAAAAGAACAGTTATGGGAACGAGGCTCCAATGAAGAAACTGATCAGAGAAGAAATAGCTAGAAGACCAAACACAGGACATAGTGCCCCTAGTGTGGTGGCCCGTCTAATGGGAGTGGATGCATTACCATTAGATACAAGAAGATCATCAGCAAAGCAGgtcgagaaaaagaatgaaatgataaAAGACAACCGTCCCAAAGAGGAATGGTTGAGAAAGGTCTCCGTCGATCATGCAACACAGTCCTCCAGACAGAAAATTTCAAATTCCTCTAACCATGATGAAGCATGTGATTTTGACCGACAGAGTGACAGCCAAAAACTGAACAAATATAAACCTCGAGAACATCCTCAGGAGGAGGAACTACAAAAGTTTAAGAAAGATTTTGAAGCATGGCAAGCAGCAAGGTTCAAGGAATGTTCAAAGTTTGTTGAACTTGGCACCAGTCCAAGTCAATGGCTAGCACAACAAAGCCTGAACAAGGAAAAGTTGACTATTTATGCAAATTCAATGAGAACCGCAGCTATTGAGAAACCTATAGAGCTTAGAGGGCCAGTAACAGTGAATCCTCAGAAAAGAGGCCTTTTGGAGCatcagaaaaatataaatgaatttcCTGCACCTGCACAAAATAAGACCAACTGTGTAAGGGAAGTTACTCCGAACCCCGATCAGCAGCGTCCTCTTACAAGTTCTTACCAGGGACTTGATGTTTCTTCAGGTCCTACAAAGATTGTAATTCTGAGGCCTTGTCCTGACAGGATGGGAACTAATGAAGAGTCGTGGGCCAGTTCTCCAGGCATTTCTGAAGACAGGGGTAGTATAGAAGAATTTCTTGAGGAGGTCAAGGAAAGACTGAACTGTGAATTACAAGGAAAGAGTTCCAAAAGGATCACTACTGTCAGAGGAGGAGGAATTGAGACCCCTTACAGCGAAATGTCACCAGATGCAAAGCAAATAGCTAAATCTATTGCAAAACATGCAAGGGAGAGTGTTACTAGGGACTTTGAAATAACATTACCTCGATCAGAGTCGACAAGGTCCTATAGAAGTGATATTCAATTTGATGGGACGAGTTCTCCTGAATTCGTCAATAGAGATACAAGGAGATTTTTGACAGAACGGTTGAGGAATGTCCTCAAGCAAGAAACATCTCACGGTACTCACAGGCTTGCTCGCGGAAGCTCCATATCAACGGTTCTGAATAAAGAAAAATGCAGTGCTGAAGAAATCAGATACACTTGTAATACGGGAGATAAAGCCACCAACTCTGACAATCTGAAAGATGAAATAGACATGCACAGCAGATCTTTCAGACGGGATCCTGGCAACGATGTAATGCTTGAGGAGGACCTATCTCCTAGGAACCTAATTAGATCCTTGTCAGCTCCTGTGTCGGGGACATCATTTGGAAAGCTTCTTCTAGAGGATCGACATATGTTGACAGGGGCCCATATTAGAAGAAAACATGAAACTATTGAGAAGGCCACAGGGAATGTCAAAAAACGTCAAAAGGAGAAATTCAACCTTAGGCGAAAGGTTTCCAGCTTTAGTTATAGTTTTATACTTAAGGGCAGACTCTTTGGTAGAAAAGTTCATTCTTGGGAGGAACCACATGGACAAACATACAATCTCATGAAAGATTTTCCAAGTCCACCAACTGGTACACCGAATTTTTATGAAAGACAT GAAAATCCCACTGAAGTTCCACCGAGTCCTGCATCTGTATGCAGCAGTGTCAATGAAGAATATTGGAGGCAAACAGACTACTTCACCCCATCATCGACCTCTGATGTACATCCACTGGATGATAGCGAGATGCCTCGTGTTTTCAGAGAGATCAGCACTAATTTGAATG AGCTAAGGAGGCAACTGAATCAACTAGATACTTATGACTCTGAGGACACCATGATTGATGAGCAGCCAGTTGAAGAGGAGATGTTGGAGATTGAAGACAAAGCCGAGGCATACATTAGAGACCTGCTTGTTGCTTCTGGTTTATATGATGGTTCGCGTGATAAATATATATCAAGATGGGATCCACTTGGAAAGCCTATAAGCAACCAAGTttttgaagaagcagaaaaatcaTACATACAAAAAACAAAGGATGAAGAAGGGTATACAGAAGATCAGTTACAGAGGATAAATCACAAGTTATTGTGTGACTTACTGAATGAAGCACTTCCAAGTGTACTTGGAGGGGCTTCCACAATGTCTCGGTTCATGAAAAGTGCTGTTCGTCCTATTCCACGACCTCCTCAGGGAAAGAAGTTACTTGAACGCGTGTGGGAAATAGTTGGTGTTTATGTTTACCCTCCATGGGATAGAACATCTCAATCCCTGGACAATATAGTGGACAGGGACTTGAAGTCCACCCCTTGGTCCGGATTGGTGGATGAAGATGTTAATGCTCTAGGTAAAGATATGGAATGCCAGATTATTGGTGACCTTATTCGAGAAATGGTCCAGGATATGTTGTTAtaa
- the LOC107827655 gene encoding uncharacterized protein LOC107827655 isoform X1 — protein sequence MGSLLNLIDFDQGAMARKFLSNKRHGGLDAPRNSMEFPVEASQRFCAGGDNGQCTYHMIDWPEKNSYGNEAPMKKLIREEIARRPNTGHSAPSVVARLMGVDALPLDTRRSSAKQVEKKNEMIKDNRPKEEWLRKVSVDHATQSSRQKISNSSNHDEACDFDRQSDSQKLNKYKPREHPQEEELQKFKKDFEAWQAARFKECSKFVELGTSPSQWLAQQSLNKEKLTIYANSMRTAAIEKPIELRGPVTVNPQKRGLLEHQKNINEFPAPAQNKTNCVREVTPNPDQQRPLTSSYQGLDVSSGPTKIVILRPCPDRMGTNEESWASSPGISEDRGSIEEFLEEVKERLNCELQGKSSKRITTVRGGGIETPYSEMSPDAKQIAKSIAKHARESVTRDFEITLPRSESTRSYRSDIQFDGTSSPEFVNRDTRRFLTERLRNVLKQETSHGTHRLARGSSISTVLNKEKCSAEEIRYTCNTGDKATNSDNLKDEIDMHSRSFRRDPGNDVMLEEDLSPRNLIRSLSAPVSGTSFGKLLLEDRHMLTGAHIRRKHETIEKATGNVKKRQKEKFNLRRKVSSFSYSFILKGRLFGRKVHSWEEPHGQTYNLMKDFPSPPTGTPNFYERHENPTEVPPSPASVCSSVNEEYWRQTDYFTPSSTSDVHPLDDSEMPRVFREISTNLNELRRQLNQLDTYDSEDTMIDEQPVEEEMLEIEDKAEAYIRDLLVASGLYDGSRDKYISRWDPLGKPISNQVFEEAEKSYIQKTKDEEGYTEDQLQRINHKLLCDLLNEALPSVLGGASTMSRFMKSAVRPIPRPPQGKKLLERVWEIVGVYVYPPWDRTSQSLDNIVDRDLKSTPWSGLVDEDVNALGKDMECQIIGDLIREMVQDMLL from the exons ATGGGAAGCTTATTGAACCTCATTGATTTTGATCAAGGAGCGATGGCAAGAAAATTTCTTTCAAACAAAAGACATGGCG GCTTGGATGCTCCTAGAAATAGCATGGAGTTTCCAGTTGAAGCTTCTCAGAGGTTCTGTGCTGGAGGGGACAACGGACAG TGCACTTATCACATGATTGACTGGCCAGAAAAGAACAGTTATGGGAACGAGGCTCCAATGAAGAAACTGATCAGAGAAGAAATAGCTAGAAGACCAAACACAGGACATAGTGCCCCTAGTGTGGTGGCCCGTCTAATGGGAGTGGATGCATTACCATTAGATACAAGAAGATCATCAGCAAAGCAGgtcgagaaaaagaatgaaatgataaAAGACAACCGTCCCAAAGAGGAATGGTTGAGAAAGGTCTCCGTCGATCATGCAACACAGTCCTCCAGACAGAAAATTTCAAATTCCTCTAACCATGATGAAGCATGTGATTTTGACCGACAGAGTGACAGCCAAAAACTGAACAAATATAAACCTCGAGAACATCCTCAGGAGGAGGAACTACAAAAGTTTAAGAAAGATTTTGAAGCATGGCAAGCAGCAAGGTTCAAGGAATGTTCAAAGTTTGTTGAACTTGGCACCAGTCCAAGTCAATGGCTAGCACAACAAAGCCTGAACAAGGAAAAGTTGACTATTTATGCAAATTCAATGAGAACCGCAGCTATTGAGAAACCTATAGAGCTTAGAGGGCCAGTAACAGTGAATCCTCAGAAAAGAGGCCTTTTGGAGCatcagaaaaatataaatgaatttcCTGCACCTGCACAAAATAAGACCAACTGTGTAAGGGAAGTTACTCCGAACCCCGATCAGCAGCGTCCTCTTACAAGTTCTTACCAGGGACTTGATGTTTCTTCAGGTCCTACAAAGATTGTAATTCTGAGGCCTTGTCCTGACAGGATGGGAACTAATGAAGAGTCGTGGGCCAGTTCTCCAGGCATTTCTGAAGACAGGGGTAGTATAGAAGAATTTCTTGAGGAGGTCAAGGAAAGACTGAACTGTGAATTACAAGGAAAGAGTTCCAAAAGGATCACTACTGTCAGAGGAGGAGGAATTGAGACCCCTTACAGCGAAATGTCACCAGATGCAAAGCAAATAGCTAAATCTATTGCAAAACATGCAAGGGAGAGTGTTACTAGGGACTTTGAAATAACATTACCTCGATCAGAGTCGACAAGGTCCTATAGAAGTGATATTCAATTTGATGGGACGAGTTCTCCTGAATTCGTCAATAGAGATACAAGGAGATTTTTGACAGAACGGTTGAGGAATGTCCTCAAGCAAGAAACATCTCACGGTACTCACAGGCTTGCTCGCGGAAGCTCCATATCAACGGTTCTGAATAAAGAAAAATGCAGTGCTGAAGAAATCAGATACACTTGTAATACGGGAGATAAAGCCACCAACTCTGACAATCTGAAAGATGAAATAGACATGCACAGCAGATCTTTCAGACGGGATCCTGGCAACGATGTAATGCTTGAGGAGGACCTATCTCCTAGGAACCTAATTAGATCCTTGTCAGCTCCTGTGTCGGGGACATCATTTGGAAAGCTTCTTCTAGAGGATCGACATATGTTGACAGGGGCCCATATTAGAAGAAAACATGAAACTATTGAGAAGGCCACAGGGAATGTCAAAAAACGTCAAAAGGAGAAATTCAACCTTAGGCGAAAGGTTTCCAGCTTTAGTTATAGTTTTATACTTAAGGGCAGACTCTTTGGTAGAAAAGTTCATTCTTGGGAGGAACCACATGGACAAACATACAATCTCATGAAAGATTTTCCAAGTCCACCAACTGGTACACCGAATTTTTATGAAAGACAT GAAAATCCCACTGAAGTTCCACCGAGTCCTGCATCTGTATGCAGCAGTGTCAATGAAGAATATTGGAGGCAAACAGACTACTTCACCCCATCATCGACCTCTGATGTACATCCACTGGATGATAGCGAGATGCCTCGTGTTTTCAGAGAGATCAGCACTAATTTGAATG AGCTAAGGAGGCAACTGAATCAACTAGATACTTATGACTCTGAGGACACCATGATTGATGAGCAGCCAGTTGAAGAGGAGATGTTGGAGATTGAAGACAAAGCCGAGGCATACATTAGAGACCTGCTTGTTGCTTCTGGTTTATATGATGGTTCGCGTGATAAATATATATCAAGATGGGATCCACTTGGAAAGCCTATAAGCAACCAAGTttttgaagaagcagaaaaatcaTACATACAAAAAACAAAGGATGAAGAAGGGTATACAGAAGATCAGTTACAGAGGATAAATCACAAGTTATTGTGTGACTTACTGAATGAAGCACTTCCAAGTGTACTTGGAGGGGCTTCCACAATGTCTCGGTTCATGAAAAGTGCTGTTCGTCCTATTCCACGACCTCCTCAGGGAAAGAAGTTACTTGAACGCGTGTGGGAAATAGTTGGTGTTTATGTTTACCCTCCATGGGATAGAACATCTCAATCCCTGGACAATATAGTGGACAGGGACTTGAAGTCCACCCCTTGGTCCGGATTGGTGGATGAAGATGTTAATGCTCTAGGTAAAGATATGGAATGCCAGATTATTGGTGACCTTATTCGAGAAATGGTCCAGGATATGTTGTTAtaa